In Passer domesticus isolate bPasDom1 chromosome 1, bPasDom1.hap1, whole genome shotgun sequence, one DNA window encodes the following:
- the TSPAN13 gene encoding tetraspanin-13 isoform X2 has product MFLLVSLLLIGIAAWGIGFGLISSFRVVGVVIAVGVFLFFIALVGLIGAVKHHQVLLFFYMIILLLVFIVQFSVSCACLALNEEQQSELLEVGWSNTNSARTDIERNLNCCGFRVFYPNETCAADCLRTLHCRPCAPIMEEYSGMVLRFVGGIGLFFSFTEILGVWLTYRYRNQKDPRANPSAFI; this is encoded by the exons ATGTTTCTG CTGGTGAGCCTGCTGCTGATTGGAATTGCAGCATGGGGAATTGGCTTTGGCCTCATCTCTAGCTTCAGAGTTGTTGGAGTGGTAATCGCAGTAGGAGTCTTCCTCTTCTTTATTGCCTTAGTTGGATTGATCGGTGCAGTGAAACATCATCAAGTACTGCTGTTCTTT TACATGATTATTCTTCTGCTAGTCTTTATTGTCCAGTTTTCTGTCTCCTGTGCCTGTTTGGCACTAAATGAGGAACAGCAG AGTGAACTTCTAGAGGTGGGATGGAGTAACACCAACAGCGCAAGAACAGATATTGAGAGAAATCTGAATTGTTGTGGATTCAGAGTTTTTTATCCGAATGAAACCTGTGCCGCT GATTGTCTTCGAACCCTGCACTGTAGACCATGTGCACCAATAATGGAAGAATATTCTGGAATGGTGCTGAGATTTGTCGGAGGGATAGGACTCTTCTTCAGTTTCACAGAG attctgGGAGTCTGGCTGACTTACAGATACAGGAACCAAAAGGATCCCCGTGCAAACCCTAGTGCATTTATTTGA
- the TSPAN13 gene encoding tetraspanin-13 isoform X1, which produces MACGGFACSKNCLCALNLLYTLVSLLLIGIAAWGIGFGLISSFRVVGVVIAVGVFLFFIALVGLIGAVKHHQVLLFFYMIILLLVFIVQFSVSCACLALNEEQQSELLEVGWSNTNSARTDIERNLNCCGFRVFYPNETCAADCLRTLHCRPCAPIMEEYSGMVLRFVGGIGLFFSFTEILGVWLTYRYRNQKDPRANPSAFI; this is translated from the exons ATGGCGTGCGGGGGCTTCGCCTGCTCCAAGAACTGCCTGTGCGCCCTCAACCTGCTCTACACG CTGGTGAGCCTGCTGCTGATTGGAATTGCAGCATGGGGAATTGGCTTTGGCCTCATCTCTAGCTTCAGAGTTGTTGGAGTGGTAATCGCAGTAGGAGTCTTCCTCTTCTTTATTGCCTTAGTTGGATTGATCGGTGCAGTGAAACATCATCAAGTACTGCTGTTCTTT TACATGATTATTCTTCTGCTAGTCTTTATTGTCCAGTTTTCTGTCTCCTGTGCCTGTTTGGCACTAAATGAGGAACAGCAG AGTGAACTTCTAGAGGTGGGATGGAGTAACACCAACAGCGCAAGAACAGATATTGAGAGAAATCTGAATTGTTGTGGATTCAGAGTTTTTTATCCGAATGAAACCTGTGCCGCT GATTGTCTTCGAACCCTGCACTGTAGACCATGTGCACCAATAATGGAAGAATATTCTGGAATGGTGCTGAGATTTGTCGGAGGGATAGGACTCTTCTTCAGTTTCACAGAG attctgGGAGTCTGGCTGACTTACAGATACAGGAACCAAAAGGATCCCCGTGCAAACCCTAGTGCATTTATTTGA